Proteins encoded by one window of Phytohabitans houttuyneae:
- a CDS encoding sialidase family protein, which translates to MTGAHLTRRSLLAAGAAGIAAQALPADPASAGGSRYTWRNVEIVGGGFVPGIVFNQREPGLAYARTDIGGAYRWDRRRERWVPLLDWVGWDQWGWTGVVSLATDAADPDRLYLAVGTYTNDWDPNNGAILRSRDRGATWKVSPLPFKLGGNMPGRGMGERLAIDPHRNSVLYLGVRGGHGLWRSTDFGANWARVESFPNAGNYADNPGDTSGYSSDNQGVLWVVFDPRTGGRRRATRTIYAGVADKENILYRSTDAGATWERVPGQPTGYIPHKGVLDPDSGYLYIATSDTAGPYDGGKGDVWRLDTATGEWVRISPTPSTSADNTYGYSGLTVDRRSPGTLMVATQISWWPDVVFFRSTDFGATWTRAWDHVGWPDRANRYDIDISDAPWLTWNATPALPEQAPKLGWMTESVEIDPFDSDHLLYGTGATIYETRNLTDWDSGGTVHIAVRARGLEETAVLDLISPPTGAHLLSAVGDVGGFVHHDFANPGLMYANPTLGSTTSLDFAELSPAVVVRAGNGTAPRFGRSTDGGATWTAAAAEPAGVTGGGTVAVSADGARAVWAPAGAAVSWSGDGGATWAASAGVPAGATVESDRVDPARFYAYAAGTFYSSVDGGATFAATAAAGLPAEGNVRFKARPGGAGDVWLAGGNTAGGVYGLWRSTDGGASFTRLSNVDEADAVGFGRARRHGGYPAVFVTAKVRGVRGIFRSDDAGRHWTRVNDDRHQYAWTGAAITGDPRVFGRVYLATNGRGVIFGEP; encoded by the coding sequence ATGACTGGCGCACACCTCACCCGCCGGAGCCTGCTCGCCGCGGGCGCCGCCGGTATCGCGGCTCAGGCCCTCCCCGCCGACCCCGCGAGCGCGGGCGGCTCCCGCTACACCTGGCGCAACGTCGAGATCGTCGGCGGCGGCTTCGTACCCGGCATCGTCTTCAACCAGCGCGAGCCCGGCCTCGCGTACGCCCGTACCGACATCGGCGGCGCCTACCGGTGGGACCGCCGCCGCGAGCGGTGGGTACCGCTGCTCGACTGGGTGGGCTGGGACCAGTGGGGGTGGACCGGCGTCGTGAGCCTCGCCACCGACGCGGCCGACCCCGACCGGCTGTACCTGGCCGTCGGCACCTACACGAACGACTGGGACCCCAACAACGGCGCGATCCTGCGCTCCCGCGACCGGGGCGCGACGTGGAAGGTGAGCCCGCTGCCGTTCAAGCTCGGCGGCAACATGCCCGGCCGAGGGATGGGCGAGCGGCTCGCGATCGACCCGCACCGCAACAGCGTGCTGTACCTCGGCGTGCGCGGCGGGCACGGGCTGTGGCGCAGCACCGACTTCGGCGCGAACTGGGCCCGGGTGGAGTCGTTTCCCAACGCCGGCAACTACGCCGACAACCCGGGAGACACCAGCGGCTACAGCAGCGACAACCAAGGCGTGCTGTGGGTGGTGTTCGACCCGCGCACGGGCGGGCGCCGGCGGGCCACCCGCACGATCTACGCGGGCGTGGCCGACAAGGAGAACATCCTGTACCGCTCCACCGACGCGGGCGCGACCTGGGAGCGGGTGCCGGGGCAGCCGACCGGCTACATCCCGCACAAGGGCGTGCTCGACCCGGACAGCGGCTACCTCTACATCGCGACGAGCGACACCGCCGGGCCGTACGACGGCGGCAAGGGCGACGTGTGGCGGCTGGACACCGCGACGGGGGAGTGGGTCCGGATCAGCCCGACGCCGTCGACGAGCGCCGACAACACGTACGGGTACAGCGGCCTCACCGTCGACCGCCGGAGCCCCGGCACGCTGATGGTGGCCACGCAGATCTCGTGGTGGCCGGACGTGGTCTTCTTCCGCAGCACCGACTTCGGCGCCACCTGGACCCGGGCGTGGGACCACGTCGGCTGGCCGGACCGGGCCAACCGGTACGACATCGACATCTCCGACGCGCCGTGGCTGACCTGGAACGCGACGCCCGCGCTCCCCGAGCAGGCACCCAAGCTGGGCTGGATGACCGAGTCGGTGGAGATCGACCCGTTCGACTCCGACCACCTGCTCTACGGCACCGGTGCGACGATCTACGAGACCCGCAACCTCACCGACTGGGACAGCGGCGGCACCGTGCACATCGCGGTCCGGGCGCGTGGCCTGGAGGAGACCGCGGTGCTCGACCTGATCAGCCCGCCGACCGGCGCGCACCTGCTCTCCGCGGTCGGCGACGTGGGCGGCTTCGTGCACCACGACTTCGCCAACCCGGGCCTCATGTACGCCAACCCCACGCTCGGCAGCACCACGAGCCTCGACTTCGCCGAGCTGAGCCCGGCGGTGGTGGTGCGCGCGGGCAACGGCACGGCGCCCCGCTTCGGCCGCTCCACCGACGGCGGCGCGACCTGGACCGCGGCGGCCGCCGAGCCGGCCGGCGTGACCGGCGGCGGGACGGTGGCGGTGAGCGCGGACGGCGCGCGGGCGGTGTGGGCGCCGGCCGGGGCGGCGGTCAGCTGGAGTGGCGACGGCGGCGCGACGTGGGCGGCGTCCGCGGGCGTGCCGGCCGGGGCGACCGTCGAGTCCGACCGGGTCGACCCGGCCCGCTTCTACGCGTACGCGGCCGGCACCTTCTACTCCAGTGTGGACGGTGGCGCGACGTTCGCCGCCACGGCCGCGGCCGGGCTGCCGGCGGAGGGCAACGTGCGCTTCAAGGCCCGCCCGGGCGGCGCCGGCGACGTGTGGCTGGCCGGCGGCAACACGGCCGGCGGGGTGTATGGCCTGTGGCGCTCCACCGACGGCGGCGCCTCGTTCACCCGTCTGTCCAACGTGGACGAGGCCGACGCGGTCGGCTTCGGCCGCGCGCGCCGCCACGGTGGCTACCCGGCGGTGTTCGTCACCGCCAAGGTGCGCGGCGTGCGCGGCATCTTCCGGTCCGACGACGCCGGCCGGCACTGGACCCGGGTGAACGACGACCGCCACCAGTACGCCTGGACCGGCGCCGCGATCACCGGCGACCCTCGCGTCTTCGGCCGCGTCTACCTGGCGACCAACGGCCGGGGTGTGATCTTCGGCGAACCTTAG
- a CDS encoding substrate-binding domain-containing protein translates to MLFTTALSIAFTDPYAVQFLRGLAEVAEDNRTSLLLVPLRDDDEGALEAVRNASVDGFVVYCVPGWYKAMEAAWARGIPVVNSDHFGSLFVGIDEIASTRAAGEHLMRLGHRRIAIVADYIAPDRRTGEVRVPSVEGLGSYVSRERLTGYRDAFAAAGLDWSEVITISAAGNSREHGAAAAAHALDRSPRPTAVVATTDLLALGVLDALAARDLRPGRDVSVIGFDDIPDAAQAHMTTVRQPALDRGRIAGRLLLDPPDDPADRRVILPTELVVRASTGPASAGSI, encoded by the coding sequence GTGCTGTTCACGACCGCGCTGTCGATCGCCTTCACCGACCCCTACGCGGTGCAGTTCCTGCGTGGCCTTGCCGAGGTGGCCGAGGACAACCGCACGAGCCTCCTGCTCGTGCCGCTGCGCGACGACGACGAGGGCGCGCTGGAGGCGGTTCGCAACGCGTCGGTCGACGGCTTCGTCGTCTACTGCGTCCCGGGGTGGTACAAGGCGATGGAGGCGGCCTGGGCGCGCGGCATCCCGGTGGTCAACTCCGACCACTTCGGCTCGCTGTTCGTCGGGATCGACGAGATCGCCTCCACCCGCGCCGCCGGTGAGCACCTCATGCGCCTCGGCCACCGCCGGATCGCGATCGTCGCCGACTACATCGCCCCCGACCGCCGCACCGGCGAGGTCCGCGTGCCGTCGGTCGAGGGCCTGGGGTCCTATGTGAGCCGCGAGCGCCTCACCGGGTACCGGGACGCGTTCGCGGCGGCCGGGCTCGACTGGTCCGAGGTGATCACGATCAGCGCCGCCGGCAACAGCCGGGAGCACGGCGCGGCCGCCGCGGCACACGCGCTGGACCGTTCACCCCGCCCGACCGCGGTGGTGGCCACCACCGACCTGCTCGCCCTCGGTGTGCTCGACGCGCTCGCCGCCCGCGACCTGCGGCCCGGCCGTGACGTCTCGGTGATCGGCTTCGACGACATCCCCGACGCCGCGCAGGCACACATGACCACCGTCCGGCAGCCGGCCCTCGATCGGGGTCGCATCGCCGGCCGGCTGCTGCTCGACCCACCGGACGACCCGGCCGATCGCCGGGTGATCCTGCCGACCGAACTCGTCGTCCGGGCCTCGACCGGCCCGGCATCCGCAGGGAGCATCTGA
- a CDS encoding ATP-binding protein, which produces MMIETRYGSSLIGRRRHLDRTREWITALAAGRGRAVLVEGEPGIGKSSLMRAAADDAKTAGCQLFWASCDELSQAFPLLPLLDALESAPVDRGPAEIAELLRAESVPGNGVDQVAAATERLLSLVDELCTGAPVLLVVDDLQWADAATVQTLGRLVRTVHQLPLLVAGVTRPVPIREDLKALSRSVRPADRLRLHSLSDAEVARLVQNTTGGRPGPRLLQLAGGAAGNPLYVTELVDALARGGALTMDDGLVEATGTRTPGSLSAAIADRVEFLSAPGRGLLRAAALLGVDFSVSELAMVSGQSVGELMPVLDEAILAGVLRENDFALAFRHPLIRAALYEEMPAAVRAAWHRDAARALARGGAPAERVARQLLPAFQDDGATGVADEWMVQWLVDAGQRLVARAPGAAIPLLRRAVAAIPAGVAPHDLLACRLADALYKSGDPGGGADVATGALEYVTRHDYLVDLHWTRTQCWAVEGRAEEALAALERALEAPIPATRHRLLVLKARTLCMLGRLDLAGQVAESALQKATDAGDRWTIGWALGTLIFAQAMRGESAQALPLFDRALTVAETEPGLADLRLGLQINQAAVLGNLDRQEEAIPAAVQARQMADEVGNLVRLAQAQSTLGELLFETGRWDDALAEVDLVSQIPKNPPTECLDLGIAAKIRLHRADPAAARHLAEAEEHAARLGDLVICALALARSLAREQAGAPKEALAELMDGMLDTEEMEESAGLLAEATRLAIEVGDVKTARTLVERAESMAGDSDVPHHLAVAPHCRGLLDRDPELLLAAAEHYAAAKRPLPRAQALEAAGAALAERGDLGGARAHFTSAHAIYSELGAEWDLARTQAKFRSYGIRRGPHARHRRADSGWDSLTPTEMKVAGLVAEGMSNPQIAAHLFLSRRTVQTHVSHILAKLQLHSRTEIAREASLRGAGVESVG; this is translated from the coding sequence ATGATGATCGAGACGCGCTACGGCTCGTCGCTGATCGGGCGTCGGCGTCATCTTGATCGCACCCGGGAGTGGATCACCGCCCTGGCGGCCGGTCGTGGTCGCGCGGTCCTGGTCGAGGGCGAGCCGGGCATCGGCAAGTCTTCCCTCATGCGTGCGGCGGCCGACGACGCCAAGACCGCCGGATGCCAGCTCTTCTGGGCCTCCTGCGACGAGCTCAGCCAGGCGTTTCCCCTCCTGCCGCTGCTGGACGCCCTCGAGTCCGCACCCGTCGACCGCGGTCCCGCCGAGATCGCCGAGCTGCTGCGCGCGGAGTCCGTCCCCGGCAACGGCGTCGACCAGGTCGCCGCCGCCACCGAGCGCCTGCTGTCCCTTGTCGACGAGTTGTGCACGGGCGCACCGGTCCTGCTGGTCGTCGACGACCTGCAGTGGGCCGACGCGGCCACCGTGCAGACGCTCGGCCGCCTGGTCCGCACCGTGCATCAGCTGCCGCTGCTCGTCGCCGGCGTGACCCGTCCGGTGCCGATCCGCGAAGACCTCAAGGCCCTGAGCAGGTCGGTCCGGCCGGCCGACCGCCTGCGCCTGCACAGCCTCTCCGACGCCGAGGTCGCCCGCCTCGTGCAGAATACGACCGGCGGCCGTCCCGGCCCCCGCCTGCTGCAGCTCGCGGGCGGTGCGGCGGGCAACCCGCTGTACGTCACGGAGCTTGTCGACGCGCTGGCCCGCGGCGGCGCGCTGACCATGGACGACGGCTTGGTCGAGGCGACCGGCACCCGCACCCCTGGCTCGCTGTCCGCGGCGATCGCCGACCGGGTCGAGTTCCTCTCCGCACCCGGCCGTGGCCTGCTCCGGGCGGCGGCGCTGCTCGGCGTCGACTTCTCGGTCTCCGAGCTGGCCATGGTCTCCGGCCAGAGCGTCGGCGAGCTGATGCCGGTGCTGGACGAGGCGATCCTCGCCGGCGTGCTCCGGGAAAACGACTTCGCGCTGGCCTTCCGGCACCCCCTGATCCGGGCCGCCCTCTACGAGGAGATGCCCGCCGCCGTACGCGCCGCGTGGCACCGTGACGCGGCCCGCGCGCTGGCCAGAGGCGGTGCGCCGGCCGAGCGCGTCGCCCGTCAGCTGCTGCCCGCGTTCCAGGACGACGGCGCCACGGGCGTGGCCGACGAGTGGATGGTCCAGTGGCTGGTGGATGCCGGCCAGCGCCTCGTGGCCCGCGCGCCGGGCGCCGCCATCCCGCTGCTGCGCCGCGCGGTCGCCGCGATCCCCGCCGGTGTCGCCCCGCACGACCTGCTGGCCTGCCGGCTCGCTGACGCGCTCTACAAGTCCGGCGACCCGGGCGGCGGTGCCGATGTGGCGACCGGCGCGTTGGAGTACGTGACCCGTCACGACTACCTGGTCGACCTGCACTGGACGCGGACCCAGTGCTGGGCCGTGGAGGGACGCGCGGAGGAGGCGCTCGCGGCGCTGGAGCGGGCTCTGGAGGCGCCGATCCCGGCCACTCGGCACCGGCTGCTGGTGCTCAAGGCCCGTACCCTCTGCATGCTCGGTCGGCTCGACCTGGCCGGCCAGGTCGCCGAGAGCGCCCTGCAGAAGGCGACCGACGCGGGTGACCGGTGGACCATCGGCTGGGCACTCGGCACGCTGATCTTCGCGCAGGCGATGCGCGGCGAGTCGGCCCAGGCGCTGCCGCTGTTCGACCGGGCGCTGACCGTGGCAGAGACGGAGCCGGGCCTCGCGGACCTGCGGCTCGGTCTCCAGATCAACCAGGCCGCCGTCCTGGGCAACCTGGACCGGCAGGAAGAGGCCATCCCGGCCGCTGTCCAGGCGCGCCAGATGGCCGACGAGGTGGGAAACCTCGTGCGGCTGGCGCAGGCCCAGAGCACGCTGGGTGAGCTGCTCTTCGAGACCGGCCGGTGGGACGACGCGCTGGCCGAGGTCGACCTCGTGTCGCAGATCCCGAAAAACCCGCCCACCGAGTGCCTCGACCTGGGGATCGCTGCCAAGATCCGCCTGCACCGGGCGGACCCGGCGGCCGCCCGCCACCTCGCCGAGGCCGAGGAGCACGCGGCCCGCCTGGGCGACCTGGTGATCTGCGCGCTGGCGCTGGCCCGGAGCCTCGCCCGTGAGCAGGCCGGCGCCCCCAAGGAAGCCCTCGCCGAGCTCATGGACGGCATGCTGGACACCGAGGAGATGGAGGAGTCGGCCGGCCTGCTCGCCGAGGCGACCCGCTTGGCGATCGAGGTGGGCGACGTGAAGACCGCTCGCACGCTCGTCGAGCGCGCCGAGTCCATGGCGGGCGACTCCGATGTCCCGCACCACCTGGCCGTCGCACCGCACTGCCGGGGCCTGCTCGACCGCGATCCCGAGCTGCTCCTCGCCGCCGCCGAGCACTACGCGGCGGCCAAGCGGCCGCTGCCCCGCGCGCAGGCCCTCGAAGCGGCTGGCGCGGCTCTCGCCGAGCGGGGCGACCTGGGTGGCGCCCGCGCCCACTTCACCAGCGCGCACGCCATCTACAGCGAGCTCGGCGCAGAGTGGGACCTGGCCCGCACGCAGGCAAAGTTCCGGTCGTACGGCATCCGCCGCGGCCCGCACGCGCGGCACCGCCGGGCGGACAGCGGGTGGGACAGCCTCACGCCGACCGAGATGAAGGTCGCCGGGCTTGTCGCCGAGGGCATGTCCAACCCGCAGATCGCGGCGCACCTCTTCCTGAGCCGGCGCACCGTGCAGACCCACGTCTCGCACATCCTGGCCAAGCTCCAGCTCCACTCGCGGACCGAGATCGCCCGCGAGGCGAGCCTGCGCGGCGCCGGCGTGGAGTCGGTCGGCTGA
- a CDS encoding tetratricopeptide repeat protein — protein MLEEAADAAGLLESLVDAQLVAVSGVDAAGQLRYRFHDLVRLYARERADVEDPPGDRIEVLGSGFGGWLAIAERMAARVPGPCYAAISGSAPRPAVELPPDDVEPLAWFDAERSALLSVVRQACALDLDELAFDLAGCLEKYFDIRGMYGDWSAINRLVIEACRRSGNLLGEAVMLRGLIDVVTWNSTPDVGDATTRFHADAFRLLDMFAELGERRGMSDAAVMCSWALTARGAQAEALEYGERALRLAEETDHLGGQARAHVALAVALAESRDVARAIGHLDAALAAARALGNPRYETAVLQFLGIAYREAGELETSARMLDESLAISRRYHDVYTEVLTMVALARLYLRQGDPRAREAAETSLALGREFNMSHHIADALGALGEIELVAGRPAQAVSYLEQSVAIWRTRGWLSFLALALHVLGGAYEANGDAPSAARVRGEAQEIMSSLRAGR, from the coding sequence GTGCTGGAGGAGGCGGCCGACGCGGCCGGGCTCCTGGAGTCTCTCGTGGACGCCCAGCTCGTCGCGGTGTCCGGCGTGGACGCCGCCGGCCAGCTCCGGTACCGCTTCCACGACCTCGTCCGCCTCTACGCGCGCGAGCGCGCCGACGTCGAGGACCCGCCCGGCGACCGCATCGAGGTGCTCGGCAGCGGCTTCGGCGGGTGGCTGGCCATCGCCGAGCGGATGGCCGCCCGCGTGCCCGGCCCCTGCTACGCCGCGATCAGCGGCTCCGCCCCGCGCCCCGCCGTGGAGCTGCCGCCGGACGACGTGGAGCCGCTGGCCTGGTTCGACGCCGAGCGCTCCGCGCTGCTCTCGGTGGTACGGCAGGCGTGCGCGCTCGACCTCGACGAGCTGGCCTTCGACCTCGCCGGCTGCCTGGAGAAGTACTTCGACATCCGCGGCATGTACGGCGACTGGAGCGCCATCAACCGCCTGGTGATCGAGGCCTGCCGCCGCTCCGGCAACCTGCTCGGCGAGGCCGTCATGCTGCGCGGCCTCATCGACGTGGTGACGTGGAACTCCACACCCGACGTGGGCGACGCGACGACCCGCTTCCACGCGGACGCGTTCCGGCTGCTGGACATGTTCGCCGAGCTGGGGGAGCGGCGCGGCATGTCGGACGCCGCGGTGATGTGCTCGTGGGCGCTCACCGCGCGGGGCGCCCAGGCGGAGGCGCTGGAGTACGGCGAGCGGGCCCTGCGGCTCGCCGAGGAGACCGACCACCTCGGCGGGCAGGCCCGCGCGCACGTGGCGCTCGCCGTGGCGCTGGCCGAGTCGCGCGACGTGGCGCGGGCGATCGGCCACCTCGACGCCGCCCTGGCCGCCGCGCGTGCGCTGGGCAACCCGCGGTACGAGACGGCCGTGCTGCAGTTTCTCGGCATCGCCTACCGGGAGGCAGGCGAGCTGGAGACAAGCGCCCGGATGCTGGACGAGTCCCTGGCCATCTCCCGTCGCTACCACGACGTCTACACCGAGGTCCTGACCATGGTGGCGCTGGCCCGCCTCTACCTGCGCCAGGGCGACCCGCGGGCGCGCGAGGCGGCGGAGACGTCGCTGGCGCTCGGGCGGGAGTTCAACATGAGCCACCACATCGCCGACGCGCTCGGCGCGCTGGGCGAGATCGAGCTGGTGGCCGGGCGCCCCGCGCAGGCGGTGTCCTACCTGGAGCAGTCGGTGGCGATCTGGCGCACCCGCGGGTGGCTCTCCTTCTTGGCCCTCGCCCTGCACGTGCTCGGCGGGGCGTACGAGGCCAACGGCGACGCGCCTTCGGCGGCCCGGGTGCGCGGGGAGGCGCAGGAGATCATGTCGTCCCTTCGCGCCGGCCGGTGA
- a CDS encoding AfsR/SARP family transcriptional regulator, with amino-acid sequence MLRGALGLWSGEPLADATGAFVEAARARLVERRLTAVEDLADLELELGRAEVVAAEIAPLVDAHPMRERLRVRQMTALYRTGRQVEALQSYRVYRNLLAEYEGLDPGREIAELERMILRADPVPAAAMPTAGEHAPAAPALLPPDIPDFTGRDGPAGELHHLLTAGRPSSALAVAGVAGMGGVGKTTLAVHVAHLASSAYPDGQLYANLRGAEAVALDPSDVLARFLRALGVDARAIPNDPVERAELYRTRLAGRRVLVVLDNAASEEQVRPLLPGAASCAVLLTSRARLTGVEGARWIDLDVFARAEAIKLLGRVAGDARVAAEPDEAAAIVRLCGGLPLAVRVAGARLTARPTWRLAHLSRMLRDERRRLDRLATGDLEVRASLALSYEG; translated from the coding sequence CTGCTGCGCGGCGCGCTGGGGCTGTGGAGCGGCGAGCCGCTCGCGGACGCCACCGGCGCGTTCGTGGAAGCGGCCCGGGCGCGGCTCGTGGAGCGGCGGCTGACCGCCGTCGAGGACCTCGCCGACCTGGAGCTCGAGCTCGGCCGCGCCGAGGTGGTCGCCGCCGAGATCGCGCCGCTGGTCGACGCGCATCCGATGCGCGAGCGGCTGCGGGTTCGCCAGATGACCGCGCTGTACCGGACCGGGCGGCAGGTGGAGGCGCTGCAGAGCTACCGGGTGTACCGCAACCTGCTCGCCGAGTACGAGGGTCTCGACCCGGGGCGGGAGATCGCCGAGCTGGAGCGGATGATCCTTCGCGCCGACCCGGTGCCGGCGGCGGCCATGCCCACCGCCGGGGAGCACGCGCCCGCCGCGCCGGCGCTGCTGCCGCCCGACATCCCCGACTTCACCGGCCGGGACGGGCCGGCCGGCGAGCTGCACCACCTGCTGACCGCGGGGCGCCCGTCGAGCGCGCTCGCCGTCGCCGGTGTCGCCGGGATGGGTGGCGTGGGCAAGACCACGCTCGCGGTACACGTGGCGCACCTCGCCTCCTCCGCGTACCCGGACGGCCAGCTCTACGCCAACCTGCGCGGCGCCGAGGCGGTCGCCCTCGACCCGTCGGACGTGCTGGCGCGGTTTTTGCGCGCGCTCGGCGTCGACGCCCGCGCGATCCCGAACGACCCGGTCGAGCGGGCCGAGCTGTACCGCACCCGCCTCGCCGGCCGGCGCGTGCTGGTGGTCCTCGACAACGCCGCCTCCGAGGAGCAGGTGCGCCCCCTGCTGCCCGGCGCGGCGAGCTGTGCCGTGCTGCTCACCAGCCGCGCCCGCCTCACCGGGGTCGAGGGCGCTCGCTGGATCGATTTAGACGTCTTCGCCCGCGCCGAGGCGATCAAGCTGCTCGGCCGGGTCGCCGGCGACGCCCGGGTCGCCGCCGAGCCCGACGAGGCGGCCGCGATCGTGCGGCTGTGCGGCGGGCTGCCCCTCGCCGTCCGGGTGGCCGGCGCCCGGCTCACCGCCCGCCCCACGTGGCGGCTGGCGCACCTGTCCCGGATGCTCCGCGACGAGCGGCGCCGGCTGGACCGGCTGGCCACCGGCGACCTGGAGGTGCGCGCCTCGCTGGCGCTCAGCTACGAGGGCTGA
- a CDS encoding AfsR/SARP family transcriptional regulator, with protein MLLNRGRRISREAVIEAMWGGAAPSTARSQVHNAVTVIRAHLAELGAPEVLDSGPSGYELLVEPEQVDISRFDDGVRLARDAAVRGGPRRRRGCCAARWGCGAASRSRTPPARSWKRPGRGSWSGG; from the coding sequence ATGCTCCTCAACCGCGGCCGCCGGATCTCCCGCGAGGCCGTGATCGAGGCGATGTGGGGCGGCGCCGCGCCCTCCACGGCAAGGTCCCAGGTGCACAACGCGGTCACCGTGATCCGCGCCCATCTCGCGGAGCTCGGCGCGCCCGAGGTGCTCGACAGCGGCCCCTCCGGGTACGAGCTGCTGGTCGAGCCGGAGCAGGTCGACATCTCCCGCTTCGACGACGGCGTGCGGCTGGCGCGCGACGCGGCGGTGCGTGGGGGACCGAGGAGGCGGCGCGGCTGCTGCGCGGCGCGCTGGGGCTGTGGAGCGGCGAGCCGCTCGCGGACGCCACCGGCGCGTTCGTGGAAGCGGCCCGGGCGCGGCTCGTGGAGCGGCGGCTGA